The genomic segment TCTTCGCGGTCCTCTTGATTTGATCAGACAACTTATTCCTGCTTTGACAAAACGGCAGGGCTGCGTTATTAATGTTTCCTCCATTGTTGTTAATAATGGTTTACCGAATGCCAGTCTGTATGCCGCCTGCAAAGGTGGAATGGATGCCTTTACGCGAAGCTTGGCAAGGGAGTTTGCTCCGTTGAAAATACGTGTCAATGCTGTTTCCCCTGGCGCCATTGATACTCCAATTATTCATAAATTAGGTCTAAGCGAAGAAGAAATCGAAGCTGTTCGTGCCTATCATATAGCCACGATACCTTTAGGTCGCTTTGGACTCCCTGAAGAAGTTGCTCATGTTATTGTGTCCCAGGCTGAAGCAAGTTATGTAACGGGATCGGTTTGGAATGTAGATGGTGGAGTGGACGTCTGTTAATTATTTCTGAGGGATGCAGGTATAAATCAATTCTATTTCCGTAGAAGAGATTTTCGAGGCTCTCTTCAAGCAACTCAACCCAGTGCCAAATTCTCTCTCCCCCTTTTCGCTGCGAAGATATCGATTATCAGGGGAAGGGTGCCCGTGCCGTTCCTGACGAGAATTAATTGTATCGGATAAATGCGATATGTTTCGGACATGTGATTTTCTCTGAGTTTTTTTCTAGCCATTTTCGCTGCAATTTTCAATAATTATTCCGCTTTTTTGTATCAATTCCAGTTGGTATGTCCAGTATTCCGGAAAGTAATTCCTGATTAAGAATATAAAGTGTTAATAAATTGAACACACGATGTATCTTTTGGTTTCAAGGTTCTTCGGTGATATTGGTGTGCCTAAATTATTGCAAATAGGATAATTACTTAATCTCATTGAAATTATTATTCCGGAAAACAGGAAGAAAAGGCCCAGCAAAAGATGAAAAAAATTAAAAGTGAAAAAAAAAAGGATATGGATTATAGGAGATTTTGCAATAACCATGCGTATCAAAGTATGAGTTACATATAAAGTCCGGTGAGTGGCACAACTTTTGCTTTCCTTATCGGGATTTTGTTTGCCTTTTATTACATCATCTATTTATTGAGCTTGTTCGATGGGCAGAACATTTTAAGACAAAAGAAATAATAATATTGAGCGGATATTTTTAAGTAATTGTCAGGTTTTTTTTGATTGTTTAGATCTAATAAATTCAGGTGTTCTGTGGAATTTTGAAGTATGCAGAATGAGGGCTGTTTGATTATGAAATCAGTAAATAAACTTCACGAGCAGGTTGATTGGCAGGATGAAAAACAAGACAGAGTCTTAAAGGAACGAATACAGGATAAAATTAACGCCATTAAAAATATGGTTTCAATAAAGCATGAAGCCAAAAGAGCCAAAGCAACAAAAAACACTTCCGACATTATTGTTGAAGCATTGGAATCTGCAGGAGTGTCCCATGTTTTCGGCATTCCCGGTGGAGCCATTGAAGACCTGAATACTTCTCTGTACAAAAGCCAGCAGATTGTTCCCATTGTTACCAAGCATGAGCAGGGGGCGGCCTTCATGGCTGACGGCTATGCCAGAGTTTCAGGGCGGTTGGGGGTTTGCTGTTCCACGGCCGGCCCCGGCGCATCAAACCTTATTACCGGCCTTGCATCATCCTATGCTGATTCCATCCCGGTCTGTTCCCTTACCGGCCAGGTTGCAACCTCTGTATTTGGCAAAGGTGCAATCCAGGAATCCGGGAACGAAGGGATGAACATGGTTGATATATTCAGTAATTTCACTAAATACAGTGGCATGATTATTTCTGAAGATCGTGCTCAGTACATGATGCAAAAGGGCATACGTTTAGCGCAAACCGGGCGTAAAGGGCCGGTGCATATCAATCTTCCCGCTGATATCATGAAAAGACCGGCGGTAAAGAACAGGGAGTTTACCAAACTCTGTGACATGCGACTTTTTGATCGTGAAAGGGTAACTGAGGCGGCAAAGGCCCTTCTGGCTGCAAAACGGCCGGTAATCATCGTCGGGTGGGGGGCAATTCTTTCCAGGGCGGCGGATGAACTCCTGCAACTGGCGCAGCTTCTTGATATTCCGGTGGCGACTTCGCCAAAGGCAAAAGGGGTTTTTCCCGAGTCACATATTCTTTCTTTGGGCGTTCTGGGTTTTGCCGGTTCTCCTGCTTCCAAAGAGTACATAATTGAAGAAGAAGTTGACGTCATGCTTGCTGTGGGGACAAGTTTTAATGAGATGATGACCGGCGGCTGGGATGAACGGCTTGCACCCTCGAAACATCTTATTCAGATAGATATCGATACCAAGGAAATCGGCAAAAATTATAATACAACGATTGGCCTGGTAGGGGACGCCCGGGCGATTCTCAATGAACTCTGTTATGCCGCAAACAGAGAGCTCGGCGCAGACATAGACCAGAAATGTCTGCGGAGTGCAGTTTCAAGACCTGACTTGGCATTTCTTAAAGGGAAGCATGCGGCAATTGATGATAATCTCGACACCAGTGGTGGAAAATATTATCATCCAAAAGAGTTGATCCGTGATATTCAGGGAAGTTTTCCCAAAAACAGCATTTTTTTTGCCGATATCGGCACATCAATGGCCTGGGCAATTCGTTACCTGAAAATCGACCGGCCGTATTCCTTTTATGTGGCATTGGGGTTTGGTTCCATGGGATATGCGGTGGC from the Pseudomonadota bacterium genome contains:
- a CDS encoding thiamine pyrophosphate-binding protein, which translates into the protein MKSVNKLHEQVDWQDEKQDRVLKERIQDKINAIKNMVSIKHEAKRAKATKNTSDIIVEALESAGVSHVFGIPGGAIEDLNTSLYKSQQIVPIVTKHEQGAAFMADGYARVSGRLGVCCSTAGPGASNLITGLASSYADSIPVCSLTGQVATSVFGKGAIQESGNEGMNMVDIFSNFTKYSGMIISEDRAQYMMQKGIRLAQTGRKGPVHINLPADIMKRPAVKNREFTKLCDMRLFDRERVTEAAKALLAAKRPVIIVGWGAILSRAADELLQLAQLLDIPVATSPKAKGVFPESHILSLGVLGFAGSPASKEYIIEEEVDVMLAVGTSFNEMMTGGWDERLAPSKHLIQIDIDTKEIGKNYNTTIGLVGDARAILNELCYAANRELGADIDQKCLRSAVSRPDLAFLKGKHAAIDDNLDTSGGKYYHPKELIRDIQGSFPKNSIFFADIGTSMAWAIRYLKIDRPYSFYVALGFGSMGYAVAAPIGAKIAFQDRPIIALVGDGSFLMNGTEVATAVNYNVPVIWIIFNNAMLGMVYHGRKLFKQPIPEGISSEYKRVDFVKIAEGLGARGIRIDTPGQINQDLVMDIMAEGRPTVLDVWIDDQAVPPIHSRIETVNKHFG
- a CDS encoding SDR family oxidoreductase, which translates into the protein MNKIVLVTGGNSGIGFATARHFRDKGYTVYISGRDSGRVRDAAEKLKVKSIIADMSKLEDIEKMAAVFMETGLDVLVNNAAIPGLLPLHMATENAYSEVFNTNLRGPLDLIRQLIPALTKRQGCVINVSSIVVNNGLPNASLYAACKGGMDAFTRSLAREFAPLKIRVNAVSPGAIDTPIIHKLGLSEEEIEAVRAYHIATIPLGRFGLPEEVAHVIVSQAEASYVTGSVWNVDGGVDVC